In the Triticum aestivum cultivar Chinese Spring chromosome 2B, IWGSC CS RefSeq v2.1, whole genome shotgun sequence genome, TGGTGGCAAAACCCACACAGTTTTGACGGGCTTCGCTGAGTTTGATCATCTTTTATGTATTTACTGGACAGTACCTGCTCTCTTGCTAACCCAACTTTCATTTTCACTATGCAACAGACCCATGGGCCTTACTGGAATGTTCCAACTGGGCGGCGAGATGGGTTGAGATCGGTGAAGGATGAAGCTTTGAACAACCTACCTCCTCCTTTTTTTGATGCCACTCGTAATCTGAACCAGTTCTTTGTCCCGAAGGGTCTTGATGCGAAGGATCAGGTGGTTCTGCTAGGTATATACTATTCATCAGGAACTAAACTCAATGCATGATCTAATAAACTAGTGCATCTTCTCTCCTAGTTTTGTGTAGCCTATGCTCTTCTGATTCTCTCTGTTTTAATTTACTTGAACTTTGCCGATCCCAACAAATCTCTAGTAGCATTCCCAATAAAGGTGCTCGTTTGCATGCATGACTAAGCAATGGGTTAATCAAGCAAGGCCGTATGCTGTATGCATGTGCATAGTCAACAGAGACGGGAAAACTAAACTTTGTCGGTTCTTATAGTTAAACTGCATGATGCAAAACCAAGAGTCACTTTGTTCTGGTAGAAAAACAAAGTATAACTCCTTATTCGCAAACCAGTACGTACTACATTATTTTTTGTTCATTTTGCACGCGCAGAAGAGATGGGGTAGAAAACCTCTGTAGTTCACTATTATAAACTAGTAATGCGTTGCAATTTTATTTCTGATTGTTGCAAATATTGCAGTTCAAGCTCTGCAGGAAACCATGGAAACTGGCACATTCTAACTTGTTCATGCATTTTGACAGGGGGGCACACCCTTGGGACCTCCCACTGCTCGTCCTTCTCGGACCGTCTGTACAACTTCAGCGGCACGCAGATGCCGGACCCGGCGCTGGACAGGCGGTACGTGCTGCGGCTGAAGAGCAAGTGCAGGCCCGGCGACACTACGGCGCTGGTGGAGATGGACCCGGGGAGCTTCCGGACGTTCGACGCGAGCTACTACCGTCACGTCGCCAGGGGGAGGGCGCTCTTCACCTCGGACGAGACGCTCATGCTGGACCCCTTCACCCGGGACTACGTCCTGCGCCAGGCGTCCGTCGCCGCCGCGGGCGGCTACCCCGCGGAGTTCTTCGCAGACTTCGTGGCGTCCATGGTGAAGATGGGGAACATGCAGGTGCTcaccggcgcgcagggggaggtCAGGCGGCGCTGCGGCGCCGTGAACCAGATGCGCATGTAGGCCGCCGGCGGTGGTCCGTGATCATCGGCCCGTAAATTATCCAAAGTCTGTGGGTATTGTATAATTGATGTGTATTACGCGTGTACATTGTGTGCATCATTGTCTTTCTTCATTTGCCTTGTTTGTTCGTTTGTACCAtgtattcaaattcaaataaaaatgtTTGCTTGATTGATTCAGTGAAATGATGTCCTCTGCCAACCTCGATGAACACACTACGACAGAGAGAATTGGAGTTGTATTTTCCGATTATTCTCGGCTCGTACACGGTACACGTACAGGAAACTTGAGGCTGGGATGTGCTTTCTGGCAGAAGAGTTTACTTGGTGCTCTGGATATTCTATTTCCGTAGGCCGTAGCTAGCTAGCTAATGGATTAAGCATAACAACAAATCAAGCTAGCTCCACATGGATGGGCGTGGACCACGCCATCCACTCGTCAACTCTGCAAGCTTGTCTCACACTCCTTGTACACTTCCTTTCTAGCCTTTTGGTCTTTTTTTTGCGGAGAAGCCTTTTGGTCATTATTATCCGGTAAATTTGTTAAGGCCAGTTGTGAGTAAAAAGAAGACAATTAATTTAATAATTTTACGAGACCAGATGTACGATAATTTCAGACAACTAATAATCAGCAACATTTTCTTTTTTTGCTCGAAATCCTTTTGTATACACCACCTTCTTTTTGCTCGTCCAATGATTATCATCCCAAGTTCCGAACCGAAAGACGAGGAATCGGAATATATACCGTACACCAAAGCTCGAAGAAACCTAGCTGGGTTAGCCAGCTAGCTTTGGCATCTCCATCGCTTTCTGTTCCTTGCTCTTTCTTCAAAGAATCACCACGGGCCAGTATAACACCCGGAACAACGTCGTAATCAAACCTGTGCATGCACGCCAACGCGCGCGTACGCACGCACGTAGGGCGACCAGAGGCCGAACAAGGGGGCAGGGGTACGCGCGCGCGCCGCCATGCAGCCGGCGCCGACCGCCAGGGCCGCCGGCTGGCTCCACCGCCCGCTCCCGAGAGAGCGGCCGCACCTGACCCGCTGCACCAAGGTCGTCTGCTCGGCGTTCCTCAccctgctcctcctcgccggcgtgctccTCTTCGTCGCCTACCTCGCCGTGCGCCCGCACCGGCCGCGCTTCCACGTCaccgccttctccgccgccggcaTCCAGCCGGCCGGTGGCGCCAACGCCGCCGTGGTCTTTTCCGGGCAGCTCTCCATCCGCAACCCGAACCAGGACGTAGCCTTCTTCTACGACCGGCTCTACATGTCCGTGCTGTACCGCCAgtacggcgccgtcgtcaaggacCACGACCTGGCCGGCGGGGCGCCCATGTACCAGCCGCCCAAGACCACGACGCCCCTCGCGTTCGAGGGCGTCGCCGTGCCGGCGGGCCCCGCCACGGCCGACATGGCCAGGGCGGCCGCGGAGGCAGGAGGCGCCGTGGAGTTCACGGTGAAGGTCCGGTCGAGGATCCGCGCCAAGGTGGCCGTCTGGGGCTTCCACTGGCACCCGCTCCACGTGGACTGCGAAGTGGCCGTGGGCCCCGACGGGCAGCTGCTGCCGGAGGCCCGGCAGAAGCGTTGCGACATAGACTTCTTGTAGGTGTAATCCGCCTGCATGAG is a window encoding:
- the LOC123046833 gene encoding peroxidase 1 isoform X3, whose translation is MTYQQPSCSFRGCDGSILLDSIPGLPSEKESEPNLSLRGFGTIDLVKAKLEQACPGVVSCADILALVARDVVLLTHGPYWNVPTGRRDGLRSVKDEALNNLPPPFFDATRNLNQFFVPKGLDAKDQVVLLGGHTLGTSHCSSFSDRLYNFSGTQMPDPALDRRYVLRLKSKCRPGDTTALVEMDPGSFRTFDASYYRHVARGRALFTSDETLMLDPFTRDYVLRQASVAAAGGYPAEFFADFVASMVKMGNMQVLTGAQGEVRRRCGAVNQMRM
- the LOC123046833 gene encoding peroxidase 1 isoform X2, producing the protein MFVQEVIVRDEIARIISHVPSLAGPLLRMHFHDCFVNGCDGSILLDSIPGLPSEKESEPNLSLRGFGTIDLVKAKLEQACPGVVSCADILALVARDVVLLTHGPYWNVPTGRRDGLRSVKDEALNNLPPPFFDATRNLNQFFVPKGLDAKDQVVLLGGHTLGTSHCSSFSDRLYNFSGTQMPDPALDRRYVLRLKSKCRPGDTTALVEMDPGSFRTFDASYYRHVARGRALFTSDETLMLDPFTRDYVLRQASVAAAGGYPAEFFADFVASMVKMGNMQVLTGAQGEVRRRCGAVNQMRM
- the LOC123046833 gene encoding peroxidase 1 isoform X1; this translates as MVYRLLFGFLLPLVLQPSLVLCNPPELKVGFYQYTCPYAEVIVRDEIARIISHVPSLAGPLLRMHFHDCFVNGCDGSILLDSIPGLPSEKESEPNLSLRGFGTIDLVKAKLEQACPGVVSCADILALVARDVVLLTHGPYWNVPTGRRDGLRSVKDEALNNLPPPFFDATRNLNQFFVPKGLDAKDQVVLLGGHTLGTSHCSSFSDRLYNFSGTQMPDPALDRRYVLRLKSKCRPGDTTALVEMDPGSFRTFDASYYRHVARGRALFTSDETLMLDPFTRDYVLRQASVAAAGGYPAEFFADFVASMVKMGNMQVLTGAQGEVRRRCGAVNQMRM